One Microlunatus soli genomic window carries:
- a CDS encoding prolyl oligopeptidase family serine peptidase: MVDYPDTRRCDVAEDLHGRTIADPYRWLEDPDSTETRDWVDRQNAFTSERLTALPERAWFTSLMNRIIRRPRAGVPSKRGGRYYVSRNDGSQDQDQIFVADTLQELRAGGRLILDPNTLSADGTTSIRGFQASKDGRYLSYQVSEGGSDWVDFKLLDPATGETDDDAAIQTKFGSATWLPDNASYLYPAVPHEGRADGSQAGQVKTGVLALHRVGRPESEDEVIVDVRDDYTQGFVFGEVSADHRYLVSYLVEGTENSNRLWVYRIDTDQGRSTLSEPIKLIDTAYAQFEFVRSVGSKITLFTDHQADRGRVVQVDLDAFERTGELVLEELIAESSDAVLAVTAAGDELIMIRLADAAPTITRYGLDGADRGAVDVEGGSITGLWAEAGEDEWFIGMSTVTSPTRAYRIGSGGGAVEPLDDLVPAGAAFDPPAYTQVRRRARSADGTEVPYFLITPGADAEPTGPRPTLLYGYGGFNIPVEADYRPMWSGWLAAGGVIAIANLRGGGEYGTAWYDGGRLANKQNVFDDFIAVGDHLVSSGVTSHDQLAIHGRSNGGLLVGATMTQRPDLAAVALPGVGVLDLLRFHKFTAGAAWTSDYGNPDDPDDFTIALAYSPLHNVAPADYPATLIMTGDHDDRVVPLHSHKFAATVQAAQQGSAPILTRIETQTGHGMGKPLALVAAENADLLAFAAHYTGLQVPPAEH, from the coding sequence ATGGTCGACTATCCCGACACCCGACGCTGCGATGTTGCCGAGGACCTGCACGGTCGGACCATCGCCGATCCGTATCGCTGGTTGGAGGATCCCGATTCGACGGAGACGCGGGACTGGGTTGACCGGCAGAACGCCTTCACCTCCGAGCGGCTCACGGCGCTGCCGGAGCGTGCCTGGTTCACCAGCTTGATGAACAGGATCATCCGGCGGCCCCGGGCCGGCGTGCCGAGCAAGCGCGGCGGACGCTACTACGTCAGCCGCAACGACGGCAGCCAGGACCAAGATCAGATCTTCGTCGCCGACACCCTGCAGGAGCTGCGGGCCGGCGGCCGGCTGATCCTGGATCCGAACACCTTGTCGGCCGACGGTACGACCTCGATCCGCGGCTTCCAGGCCAGCAAGGACGGCCGCTACCTCAGCTATCAGGTCAGTGAGGGTGGCAGCGACTGGGTCGACTTCAAGCTGCTCGACCCGGCAACCGGAGAGACCGACGACGACGCCGCGATCCAGACCAAATTCGGCTCGGCGACCTGGCTGCCGGACAACGCCAGCTACCTCTATCCGGCAGTGCCGCACGAGGGGCGGGCCGACGGATCACAGGCCGGCCAGGTGAAGACCGGTGTGTTGGCACTGCATCGGGTCGGCCGTCCCGAGAGCGAGGACGAGGTGATCGTCGACGTCCGGGACGACTACACCCAGGGCTTCGTGTTCGGTGAGGTGTCGGCCGATCACCGGTATCTGGTGAGCTATCTGGTCGAGGGCACCGAGAACTCCAATCGGCTCTGGGTCTACCGGATCGACACCGACCAGGGGCGCAGCACCCTGTCCGAGCCGATCAAGCTGATCGACACGGCGTACGCCCAGTTCGAGTTCGTCAGGAGTGTCGGCAGCAAGATCACCCTGTTCACCGATCACCAGGCCGATCGGGGTCGCGTCGTCCAGGTCGATCTCGATGCCTTCGAACGCACCGGTGAGCTGGTGTTGGAGGAGTTGATCGCCGAATCGTCCGACGCCGTCCTTGCGGTGACCGCCGCGGGCGATGAGTTGATCATGATCAGGCTGGCGGACGCAGCGCCGACGATCACCCGGTACGGCCTGGACGGCGCCGACCGCGGTGCCGTCGACGTCGAGGGCGGTTCGATCACCGGGCTGTGGGCGGAGGCCGGCGAGGACGAATGGTTCATCGGAATGTCGACGGTCACCTCACCCACCCGTGCCTACCGGATCGGTAGCGGCGGCGGGGCGGTCGAACCATTGGATGATCTTGTTCCGGCCGGCGCCGCTTTCGACCCGCCGGCCTACACCCAGGTACGCCGTCGGGCGAGAAGCGCGGACGGCACCGAGGTCCCGTACTTCCTGATCACTCCCGGCGCGGACGCCGAGCCGACCGGCCCGAGGCCCACGCTGTTGTACGGCTACGGCGGTTTCAACATCCCGGTCGAGGCCGACTACCGCCCGATGTGGTCCGGTTGGCTGGCAGCAGGCGGGGTGATCGCGATCGCCAACCTCCGCGGTGGTGGCGAATACGGCACCGCGTGGTACGACGGCGGCCGGCTCGCCAACAAGCAGAACGTCTTCGACGACTTCATCGCCGTCGGCGACCATCTGGTGTCCAGCGGTGTCACCAGTCATGATCAACTCGCCATCCACGGCCGCAGCAACGGCGGCCTCCTGGTCGGCGCGACGATGACCCAACGTCCGGATCTCGCGGCTGTCGCGCTGCCCGGTGTCGGCGTCCTGGACCTGCTTCGGTTCCACAAGTTCACCGCCGGGGCCGCCTGGACCTCCGACTACGGCAATCCCGACGACCCGGACGACTTCACGATCGCGTTGGCCTACTCGCCGTTGCACAACGTGGCGCCGGCGGATTATCCCGCGACGTTGATCATGACCGGTGACCACGACGATCGGGTGGTGCCGCTGCACAGCCACAAGTTCGCCGCCACCGTACAGGCAGCACAACAGGGGAGTGCACCGATCCTGACCAGGATCGAGACCCAGACCGGTCACGGGATGGGCAAACCACTGGCCCTGGTGGCGGCGGAGAATGCAGACCTCTTGGCGTTCGCCGCCCACTACACCGGCCTG